The following coding sequences lie in one Methylotenera versatilis 301 genomic window:
- a CDS encoding bifunctional diguanylate cyclase/phosphodiesterase produces MALSYQLKQIYRWSDLPLLLGISLAYALLAKIALGYFSANGVVSMVWPSSGLALAALILGKKKYWPSIFIGALTGNIMQGSPISISMVIAFGNSLEALCCFWILSHIQRFKPTLEQPRDFLWLSVVGILGSVVSAAIGVSTLVLNGMVPKSAAWHNFFNWWQGDMLGILLVTPLILVWRQVPYDWIKRERITEAIICFGLSFFAGQVIFIGWFYGIFGITARGYWVFLFVTWAAVRFGRHGALLVLVMTAIQMLLGMVLAVGGATNNQVPVGLLNFWLYMLALTIVGLLIALVIDRVKSTESLLLQKNTLFNKISQRVPGVIYQFRLYPDGRSCFPFASEAIQEMFGISPLQAKDDAAVAFSNIHIEDYDGVIVSMQQSARTLLLWQYEFRVVLPNQGVRWRLGESQPEKMEDGSILWHGFITDITERKQADDRIKRLSMLYKAISEINLAVVRMEQQSELFPLVCRCAVEFGGMKIAWVGQLDNASDMILPVAKYGDTSRHLDNIKVSSSADVLEGRSTTGTALRENRPIIINDFMTNPMTAPWVKNAVAIGWASAAAFPIQRGGKKFAVLTVCHEFANAFDLEAIALLEEMSKDISFALDNFDREMQRKAGEESLRIAASVYDTSSEGILITDANNSIIAINPAFTKITGYNLDEVIGRNPRMLSSGRHDATFFKKMWHEINTTGQWQGDIWDRRKNDEIYPKRLMINTVYNEDGAVQRRIAMFTDITQKTEAEQLIWKQANFDFLTGLPNRQMFHDRLNQEIKKTNRNNLQLALLFIDLDRFKEINDNFGHDVGDAMLKEAAIRLNKCVRETDTLSRLGGDEFTVILGQLNDLSVIERAVQDILNKMTEAFYLGDEVVYISASVGIALYPDDASTNETLLTSADQAMYAAKQLGRNRYHYFTQAMQKSTQKRMRLTNELRGAQEAGQLRLYYQPIIELANNSIHKAEALIRWQHPTRGQISPAEFIPIAEETGLINSIGEWVFHEAVKQASHWRATYHSEFQISINKSPVQFRDDTLKYAAWPDQLKEIGLSGQSIVVEITEGMLMDASDLITSKLLAFRDAGVQVALDDFGTGYSSLSYLKKFDIDYLKIDQSFTRNLSPTSADMALCEAIIVMAHKLGIKVIAEGVETIEQRDLLIAADCDYAQGYLFSRPVPPDEFERLLTES; encoded by the coding sequence GTGGCACTAAGTTATCAACTAAAACAGATTTATCGTTGGTCTGACCTTCCGTTATTGCTTGGCATTTCGTTAGCCTATGCGCTACTCGCGAAAATTGCATTGGGATACTTCTCAGCCAATGGCGTTGTCTCTATGGTTTGGCCATCTAGCGGCTTAGCGTTGGCCGCACTCATACTCGGCAAGAAAAAATACTGGCCTAGCATTTTCATAGGCGCGCTCACTGGCAATATCATGCAAGGCAGCCCAATTAGCATCTCCATGGTGATTGCTTTTGGTAACTCATTAGAAGCACTTTGCTGTTTCTGGATACTGTCACACATACAACGATTCAAACCCACGCTTGAACAACCACGCGATTTTTTATGGCTTTCTGTGGTCGGCATATTAGGCTCAGTAGTCAGCGCAGCAATCGGTGTAAGCACTCTAGTATTAAATGGAATGGTTCCAAAATCTGCCGCTTGGCATAACTTTTTCAATTGGTGGCAAGGCGATATGCTGGGCATATTACTTGTGACACCGCTGATTTTAGTCTGGCGCCAAGTACCGTACGACTGGATAAAACGCGAGCGCATCACTGAGGCCATCATTTGTTTTGGGCTCTCATTCTTTGCTGGTCAAGTTATTTTTATAGGCTGGTTTTACGGCATTTTTGGCATTACAGCTAGAGGTTACTGGGTATTCCTATTTGTAACATGGGCTGCAGTACGCTTCGGCCGTCATGGCGCATTACTTGTCCTTGTCATGACTGCAATACAAATGCTGTTAGGTATGGTACTTGCTGTGGGCGGTGCAACAAACAATCAAGTACCTGTTGGCCTACTGAACTTTTGGCTGTACATGTTGGCGTTAACGATTGTTGGTCTATTAATTGCGTTAGTGATTGATAGAGTCAAATCAACAGAATCGTTATTATTACAAAAAAATACCTTATTCAACAAAATATCACAGCGCGTACCCGGTGTTATTTATCAATTTAGATTATATCCAGACGGCAGATCCTGTTTTCCTTTTGCGAGTGAAGCTATTCAAGAAATGTTTGGAATTTCACCACTACAGGCTAAAGACGATGCTGCAGTCGCATTTTCAAACATTCATATTGAAGATTATGATGGCGTTATAGTATCCATGCAACAATCAGCACGTACGTTATTGCTGTGGCAATATGAGTTTCGAGTGGTGTTACCAAATCAAGGTGTGCGATGGAGATTAGGCGAATCGCAACCTGAAAAAATGGAAGACGGCAGTATCCTTTGGCATGGTTTTATTACCGACATAACTGAACGTAAACAAGCTGACGACAGAATTAAACGTCTCTCAATGCTATATAAGGCCATCAGTGAGATCAATCTCGCCGTAGTGCGTATGGAGCAGCAGTCTGAGCTTTTTCCATTGGTATGCCGATGTGCCGTTGAGTTTGGTGGCATGAAAATAGCTTGGGTGGGTCAACTGGATAACGCTAGTGACATGATTTTACCCGTTGCTAAATATGGTGACACTTCAAGACACCTAGACAACATCAAAGTATCCTCAAGTGCTGATGTTCTTGAGGGTAGAAGCACTACAGGCACAGCACTACGGGAAAATAGACCCATCATCATCAACGACTTCATGACCAATCCAATGACTGCACCATGGGTGAAAAATGCCGTCGCCATTGGCTGGGCTTCCGCTGCAGCATTCCCTATACAACGCGGTGGCAAGAAATTTGCTGTCCTTACCGTTTGTCATGAGTTTGCTAATGCTTTTGATTTAGAAGCCATTGCTTTACTAGAAGAAATGTCAAAAGATATTTCTTTCGCTCTGGATAATTTCGATAGAGAAATGCAGCGTAAGGCTGGCGAGGAATCACTCAGAATAGCTGCCTCAGTTTATGACACCAGCAGCGAAGGCATCCTGATTACCGATGCTAATAACTCAATCATTGCCATCAATCCAGCTTTTACAAAAATCACTGGTTACAACCTTGACGAAGTGATTGGTAGAAATCCAAGAATGTTAAGTTCTGGTCGTCACGATGCAACATTTTTTAAGAAGATGTGGCATGAAATTAACACGACAGGCCAATGGCAAGGTGATATTTGGGATAGGCGAAAAAACGACGAAATCTATCCTAAAAGGCTGATGATTAATACTGTATATAACGAAGATGGTGCTGTTCAAAGACGTATTGCCATGTTTACAGATATTACACAGAAAACTGAAGCCGAACAGCTCATTTGGAAACAGGCAAATTTTGACTTTTTAACTGGGTTACCCAACCGCCAGATGTTTCATGACCGCCTTAATCAGGAAATCAAAAAAACCAATCGAAATAACCTACAGTTAGCACTACTATTTATTGACTTAGATAGATTCAAAGAAATTAATGACAACTTTGGTCATGACGTGGGCGATGCCATGCTCAAGGAAGCGGCAATACGATTAAATAAGTGTGTACGTGAAACCGACACCTTATCACGCCTTGGCGGAGACGAATTCACAGTCATTCTTGGTCAGCTAAATGATCTCAGTGTTATCGAACGTGCAGTTCAAGACATTTTAAATAAAATGACAGAAGCCTTCTATCTTGGCGATGAAGTTGTCTACATTTCAGCCAGTGTCGGTATCGCTCTTTACCCTGACGACGCCTCCACTAATGAAACACTCCTAACGAGCGCCGACCAAGCCATGTATGCGGCTAAACAACTGGGGCGCAATCGTTACCATTACTTTACTCAAGCCATGCAGAAATCCACGCAAAAACGTATGCGGCTCACTAATGAGCTACGTGGTGCACAAGAGGCAGGCCAGCTTAGGCTTTATTACCAACCAATCATAGAGCTTGCCAATAACTCCATTCATAAAGCTGAAGCATTAATTCGCTGGCAACACCCAACACGAGGACAGATTAGTCCTGCTGAATTCATCCCCATTGCAGAAGAAACTGGTCTAATCAATAGCATTGGTGAATGGGTATTTCATGAAGCTGTAAAGCAAGCAAGTCACTGGCGCGCAACATACCATAGTGAGTTTCAAATCAGCATCAATAAGTCTCCAGTGCAATTTCGTGATGACACTTTAAAGTATGCCGCATGGCCCGATCAGCTTAAAGAGATAGGCTTATCAGGCCAAAGTATTGTTGTAGAAATTACAGAAGGAATGCTGATGGATGCCAGCGATCTAATCACCAGCAAACTGCTTGCTTTTCGTGATGCCGGCGTTCAAGTTGCACTGGATGACTTTGGCACAGGTTACTCTTCATTATCGTATCTCAAAAAATTCGACATTGACTATCTCAAAATAGACCAATCATTTACACGCAACCTATCGCCGACCTCAGCAGATATGGCGCTTTGCGAGGCAATCATCGTAATGGCTCACAAACTAGGCATTAAAGTTATTGCAGAAGGCGTTGAAACGATAGAGCAAAGAGATCTGCTCATTGCCGCCGATTGTGATTACGCGCAAGGATATCTATTCTCTAGACCAGTTCCGCCAGATGAATTTGAAAGACTTTTGACTGAAAGTTAA